DNA from Amorphoplanes friuliensis DSM 7358:
GCCGAACGGCTCACCCTGAGCCGGGCCACGGTGAAGACGCACCTCTCGGCGATCCTGTTCAAGCTGGGACTGCGCGACCGGGTGCAGGCGGCCGTCCTGGCGTACGAGACGGGGTTGGTGCGGCCCGGCACCGCTCCGCCCGGGGGATGAGTCACCGACCCTCCCCCGGACCGATTCGCCGGTCACCGTCCACTGAATAGCGTCAGTGCCATGATAAAACTGCTGCTCGCAGCCCTGATCGCCGTCCCTGTGCCCGCACCGGCGCCCAGCGCTCCTGTCACCGGCTGCGCCGCCCTGTCGCGGATGGACCTGCCGGGTGTGCGGATCACGTCGGCCGCCCTGGCCCTCACCCGCACGAACGAGTTCTGCCAGGTCGAGGGTCACTTCTCCCCCGGTACGAGCTTCACGATCAAACTGCCACCGTCGGGCTGGACCGGCCAGTACGTCCAGCACGGCTGCAGCGGCCTCTGCGGCGAGGTCCCCGCCCTGGACGTGCCCGTCGGCGGCTTCCAGTGCGAGGACGCCATCAACGGCAAACTCGTCCTGGCCGCCTCCGACACCGGCCACCAGGGCGACGGCCCGGCGACCTGGGGCTACGACCCGCGCAAACGCATCGAGTTCGGCCTCACCTCCGAGCACAAGCTCCGCAACGTCGCCACGGCGGTGATGACGAGCTACTACGGCCGCGGCCCGTCGCACCGCTACTTCACCGGCTGCTCGACCGGCGGCCGCCAGGCCCTCAACCTCGCCCAGCGGTACCCGGCCGACTTCGACGGCATCCTCGCCGGCGCGCCCGCGAACAACCTGTCGGCGCTCTCCGGCCTGCTCAACCCGTGGCTGGTCGTCAAGAACACCGGTCCCGGCGGGCGGCCGATCCTCCCTGTCAGCAAACTCCCCGCACTGCACTCGGCCGTCGCCCGCGCCTGCGGCGATGCCATCACCGACCCCCGGCAGTGCGCCTTCCAGCCGTCCTCCTTGCGCTGCCCGCCGGGCCAGGACAAACCCACCTGCCTCACCGGTACGCAGGTAGCAGCCGTCACGGCGTTCTACCGCGGCCCGACGGACAGCCAGGGCCGCAGCCTCTACAACGGCGGTGTCCCGTACGGCTCGGAACTGTCCTGGACCTGGTTCCTCGGCCCGGCGGCGGGCGACATCGCACTGAACTACCTGCGCTACCTCGCCTACCCGCACAACCCGCCGGCGTCTTTCGACCTCGGCGACGTCAAGTTCACCAAGGCCGCGTTCGACCGCCTGTCCGTCGTCGGCGACGCCATCTACAACGCCAACAACCCCGACCTGTCGGCGTTCCGCGCCCACGGCGGCAAAATCATCCTCTGGCACGGCTGGGCCGACGCCTCGATCCCACCCTGGTCCACGATCGACTACTACCGCGCGGTCGAGCGGCGGGCCGGCGGATTCAAGGCCTCGCAGTCGTTCTCCCGCCTCTACCTGGTCCCGGCGGGCTACCACTGCCTGTTCGGCCCCGCGGACCCGCCGACTGAGATCGGCGCCCCCGAATTCCTGACCCCACTCATGACCTGGGTCGAGGGCGGCGACGCCCCGGACGTCGTGGGGGTGCCGACCATCGCGCCCGACCTGGAGACCCTGATCCGCTACCTCGAGGTCTCCCCGCACGACGCCCTGGCGCCGGTGGCTGCGGCGCCGGGCAGCCTGAACAGCGGATACCGCTACGTCGGCCGGTACTGACACCGGCGCACAATGGAAATCCCGAAGCCGACCCGCCTGCGACCCGACCTCGCCGCCACCCGCTGGGGCCGGCCGAGGCCCGACGTGGCGGTGCAGTCGCCCCTGATGTCGAGTGATGAACGACAACACGGACGGCGCCGATCGACGAGCCGGCTACCACTCGAGGCTCCACGAAGCGATAGAACGAAGTGGCTGGTTGTGCGCGGAGGGACTGCCGAAATCCTGGAAGTGCAGCACCCCGCTACGGGTTCACGATCGGGATGGCCGACGCCGGCCTGCCGGAACTGTGCATCAGTGGATACTCGGAGATCTGGCATACGATGGCGCTGCTGCGAGCCCTGGCGTCATTGCATGCCAGAACCCCGTTCCGGCCGGGTCAAGAGATAGCCGAGAGGTTGAAGCCGGAGAAGACATTCACGAACGGGGCCGTGACAGAGGCTTCACGGCTGGTGAAACTCCAGGCCCGAGCCGTTGACGACATGCAGATGTTCAATCAGCAAGCGCACGGCTATTTCGAGCGTCCCCATGGTCCTCCAGGCCCCGTGCTCGGCATCCAGGTCATGTGGCCGGACGCCGCGGGCCGGTTTCCCGATCGGCCGGACTACGACCACGGTCGTTGTCCGCAGGAATTGTTCTGACAGTCACCGCTCGCCGGCGGACGGGCTCAGTTCGGTCTTGCGACGTGTCAGTGCCGCTCGTGCGCGGCGGGCCGCTCGAAGGTTGACGGCGGCCAGGACGCCCAGGGTGAGCACGATGCCGGCCACGGCCGGTTCGAACTCGTGCCGCAGGATGGTGATGGCCGAGGCGCCGATGGTGAGGGTCAGCCAGGCGCCGGCGCCGAGCCAGGCGGCGATCACCCGGTCCCGGGCGAACAGCGGGGTCCGCCGGGTCACGGCCCACCCGCCGAACGCCGCCCAGCACAAGCCGATCGTCACCAGGACCGCGAAGGCGACCTCGGTGCGGAGCGGCAAGTCCGGCTCCGTTGCCCAGAGCAGGCCGATCAGGGCGCTCGCGGTGAGACCGGCGAGGGCCACGGTCAGGTAGGCGATCCGCTTGCGCAGGGACAACGGCGCCTCGAGCCGGGACAGCACTTCCTCGGGAGTCATGCCTCGTATCCCTTCCGGACCAGTTCTTGGCGTAACAATCTGCGGGCCCGATTGAGCCGTGACTTGACCGTGCCGACGGGGACCGCGCAGATCTGCGCGCACGCTTCCAGGGGCAGGTCCTCCAGATAGAACAGCAGGAGCACTTCCCGTTCCCGGGCCGGGATTGCTGCCAGAGCAACGGCGAGCGTCTCCCGGTGGACAACACCTTCCGCCGCGTCGTCGCCCTGGACGTCGTCGATCGGTTCAGGCTCCGGGCGCGTGTATGCCTCGCGCAGCCTGTTCATCACCGCCCGGCGTGCGACGGTGAAGAACCACGGCGCGAACCGGTCCGGGTGGCGCAGCCTTGGCAGTCCTTTCACCACGGCCAGCCAGATCTCCTGCACCACGTCATCGTCGGGGGCGCCGAGCATCCGTCCGACGTACCGTTCGACCTTCGGGTGCCAGCCCTGGACCAGCTCGGTGAAGGCTTCCCGTTCACCCAGCTGGCAGCGGACCACCAGCAACTCGTCGCTCATCGGTCCTCCTTCGCCTGTTCAGTCGGCGTGAGGACTCGCCAGGTTCATTCCGAGGGGGCGCACATCCCCGCTCAGGGCAGGGCGACCGCGGACGGGCCGGCGGGGAAGAGCGGCCGGGCACCGGAGCGGCGCGTGGTGAACAGGACCAAGAGCAGAGCGAGGGTCATGGCCACGGCGTACCCGATGCGGAACGCGGCCGGGTGTTCGGTGTACCAGGGCATGACCAGGGGGTTCCACAGGCCGACGGGGTTGTCGTCGGCCGGGAAGGTGAAGAAGTGCCACTGGGTCCAGTTCCAGCCGAGGTGCAGGCCCAGCGGCAGGGCGATGCCGCCGGTCCTCAGAGCGGCAACGCCGAAGACGACCGCGCCGATCGCCGGGCCGGCCGCGGTCCAGAGCAGGTCGGCGCCGCCGGTCTTGACCGACGGGTTGGTGCCCAGGCTGAGCAGGTGGTAGCCGCCGAACGCGGCGGCGAGCAGGGCGACGGCGGCACGCGGTCCGACGCCTTCGGCCAGTCGCTGCAGGGCATAGCCGCGAAAGGCCAGTTCCTCGACCAGTACGGCACAGCAGAAGTACGCGGTGCCGCCGAGCATCAGGGAAGCGCTGAAGCCACGATTGGGCTGCCAGTACAGGACACCGGCGAGCATCAGTCCCCAGGCGAGCAGACCGACGAGGGCGACACCACCGGCCAGGCCGACGGCCAGCTGGGTGAACCGGGGCCGGAAGGAGACCGACCGCCGGCCCTCCAGGCGCAGGCACAGGCGCGTGCTGCCGAGGATGAACAGGGCGGCCAGCGCGACAACCGGCCAGGCCTGACCGTCCTGTGACGCCCAGGGCGGGGCGAACATGCCGACCAGGACAGCCGCGAGCGTCACGGAGGCGCCGCACAGGGCCAGGAACCCCGCGACCTTCCAGCCCGCCGGTACCTTGCCGTTCGTGCCTCGGATGACTGACATCGGTCAAGGATGTCAGTGCGTGGTGGGCAGGCCGGCCGCGGTGGCGGCGATCA
Protein-coding regions in this window:
- a CDS encoding tannase/feruloyl esterase family alpha/beta hydrolase, with the translated sequence MIKLLLAALIAVPVPAPAPSAPVTGCAALSRMDLPGVRITSAALALTRTNEFCQVEGHFSPGTSFTIKLPPSGWTGQYVQHGCSGLCGEVPALDVPVGGFQCEDAINGKLVLAASDTGHQGDGPATWGYDPRKRIEFGLTSEHKLRNVATAVMTSYYGRGPSHRYFTGCSTGGRQALNLAQRYPADFDGILAGAPANNLSALSGLLNPWLVVKNTGPGGRPILPVSKLPALHSAVARACGDAITDPRQCAFQPSSLRCPPGQDKPTCLTGTQVAAVTAFYRGPTDSQGRSLYNGGVPYGSELSWTWFLGPAAGDIALNYLRYLAYPHNPPASFDLGDVKFTKAAFDRLSVVGDAIYNANNPDLSAFRAHGGKIILWHGWADASIPPWSTIDYYRAVERRAGGFKASQSFSRLYLVPAGYHCLFGPADPPTEIGAPEFLTPLMTWVEGGDAPDVVGVPTIAPDLETLIRYLEVSPHDALAPVAAAPGSLNSGYRYVGRY
- a CDS encoding DUF4262 domain-containing protein, yielding MAGCARRDCRNPGSAAPRYGFTIGMADAGLPELCISGYSEIWHTMALLRALASLHARTPFRPGQEIAERLKPEKTFTNGAVTEASRLVKLQARAVDDMQMFNQQAHGYFERPHGPPGPVLGIQVMWPDAAGRFPDRPDYDHGRCPQELF
- a CDS encoding RNA polymerase sigma factor, which gives rise to MSDELLVVRCQLGEREAFTELVQGWHPKVERYVGRMLGAPDDDVVQEIWLAVVKGLPRLRHPDRFAPWFFTVARRAVMNRLREAYTRPEPEPIDDVQGDDAAEGVVHRETLAVALAAIPAREREVLLLFYLEDLPLEACAQICAVPVGTVKSRLNRARRLLRQELVRKGYEA
- a CDS encoding CPBP family intramembrane glutamic endopeptidase, with amino-acid sequence MSVIRGTNGKVPAGWKVAGFLALCGASVTLAAVLVGMFAPPWASQDGQAWPVVALAALFILGSTRLCLRLEGRRSVSFRPRFTQLAVGLAGGVALVGLLAWGLMLAGVLYWQPNRGFSASLMLGGTAYFCCAVLVEELAFRGYALQRLAEGVGPRAAVALLAAAFGGYHLLSLGTNPSVKTGGADLLWTAAGPAIGAVVFGVAALRTGGIALPLGLHLGWNWTQWHFFTFPADDNPVGLWNPLVMPWYTEHPAAFRIGYAVAMTLALLLVLFTTRRSGARPLFPAGPSAVALP